AGACCTCTCCCTCGACTCAGCGGCGGAGGCAAGAAAGAGGCGCGACCCAACCAGCCGGGCGATCGATCGCTGCAGCCGCACCCATGTCACCTGCCCCTTGGAAGCCACCACAATCATCTGCTGAAGCTGCGGCACAGTCGTGAGGGCAATACGTAACAAAAGCGAACGCCCTGAAAGACGTGAGTACGGACTATCCTGTCAGCTCATCAATACAACCAATTCCTCTGTTTCAGACACTCTCGCCGTTGCATTTTTGACTGGCCCGGTCTATATAGTCACGCATGAACGCTGAACAGATGGAAGAGATCAAACGTCATTTTGGCGTGGTTGCCGAATCACTCAGGAGCGATATCCGACAGGTCGCTGAAGGCCACGCCACGATCCGTCATGAGTTACAGGAGCATCGCGGCGAGATGCGAGATGAATTCAAAGAGATGCGGGCACTGATGCGACTGTCCTTCTCTCAAATCGACCAGCGCATTCGAACACTCGAATCGGATCTGACGACACTCAAAGCCCGTGTCGATCGCATCGAAACCAGCCGGGCATAGTCCTCCTCAATTTCATTTCCCCGCTTCACGAACGACGAAAGTCGGTATTACCGGACGCAAGCATACTTCCTAGGCACCTACCGACTCTGGAAGAAGAAATACGCCGCGGCAGCGGTAAAGATCAGCGCGACAAGGAGCCCGCGCTTTAGCTTCCGCCGCAGTGATGGTCGGGAGCGGATGTAGGCGCCCACCAAATCCTTGGCCTCTTTCAGACCAAGATTCCGCTCTGCACGCACGACCTTAATCGCCGCAATCACATCGCCCCGCCACAACATCTCGACTGCCGCGTTGGAAAGCGAGGACGACTGAGTCGAGTCGGTTGTCATACAAGCGGTCCTCCCGCCATGCGGACCTTACAATTTACGTAGCCTGGGCACTACCCTTCAGCTCCCCGAGCAACTTCCAGCCTCGTGCCCTCATCGCCGGCGTTCCACTGACCGTCAGATGCTGCAACTGCCGCAGCAGAGCAGGCCGAAGATCCGGCGCCTGCCTAGTGAGATCGGCAAGAGCCTGCATCGTGCAGGTCTTCACGATGCTGCTGGAGTCTCGCAAGTAACCCTGAAGGATATCAGACACCCGTTGCTGTTCGCGTGTGCTCCATCGAACACGCGGCAGCATCTGGGCCACATGCCAGCGGACCTCTTTCTGATCGCACTCCGCAAGCGGACCAATCAGGTTCGATCTATAGGGGTGCAGAAATTCCGGATGGACAACCGTAATCTTTTCGACGGCATCTGCCGCCCTCGCCCGCACAACCGGATCCTCCACAAGCAGCCCTCTGAACAGCTCGCCGAACTGCGTCGGATCGACGAGCACTTCTGAGACGACTTCGTTGGACCGTCCGATCGACCGGCGATCACCGCCTTCAAGCTTGCGCAAGATTGATGACGTCACCATCGCCATCGTTCGCGCTCCGTTGACCGCTAGGGACGAAAGGGCTGCACATCACCTGACTTGCGCAACATCTTATTCACCTCGTCAAGATGCAACTCTTCGCCAACGATCATCTCCCGCGCATATTCTTCCAACAAGACGGACTTTCCTTCGGCGATTTTCAGCAGCTCGTAATAGGCGGCAACCGCCGCCTTTTCGTGGTCCAAGCTTTCCCGCAGGATATCCCCCACATCATGCTTTTCGGTTTCCAAGAGCGTCCCGATTTTCAGCGACGGGTGGCCGCCCAGCAATGTCACCAGTTCCCCGGCCTTATGCGCATGGGCCAGACTCTCGTCGGCGTTCCCCTTCAGCCAGGACACGATCGGAATACGGTTATAGCCGTAGACCATCAGAGAGTAGTGCATATAGCGGACGACGCCCGCCAACTCATGCTCCATAATCTTGTTGAGAATCCCGACGGCGCGTTGCGTATCTTGATCGTTCATCTACTGCCTCCTGTTATGCCAGACGTTCACGTACGAAGATGTTGCCAATGGCGTCGCACCGCAACCTGTCTGTTGCCGTAGAGCACGACACCATTCGCCATTCACTACAAGGGAAGTCTACTGGAAAGCCCCATGGGGATCCACCTCTTCCAGGTCGTTCGAGAGTGGGAAGGATTGAGGGCCTCGCTGAGGAAATCGCGGACATAAATCGGCGCGCTGTAAGAAAAGAGCGGGACCAGATCGGAATTCCCACACAGGCTAAGCGACTGCCGGCAGCTGGACCGGTCAACGCCAAGCGGCTCGATGCATCAATCGCTGGCATCACGCACAGGCGACAATCAAGTATGGACTCCCGGCCCATTTTCTTGCTCCTCGCCCAATTCCGCGATTCGGATGTTCCATCAACGGCGAGGCAGGCAAGGCCAAGACAGTCGGGCTAGTTGCATGCATGCAGAAATTGCAGACATCCTCAAGCCAGGCTGAAGCACCAGACCCCTTGGCAGACTCATGAGGCGCAGCATGCGTGAAACTCAAGACAGTTGCTGCCCCCATGTCCAGGTTCGTTCATGCCCCAAATCAAAACGTCCAAATTGGCTTGGTCCCTTTGACGTAGCCCAAGAGGATGTCTCTGCGAGAGACGATGCCGGCCAGCTTCCCTTCGGCGTCGATTACGGCAACCCGGATCAGATGTTTGCTTTGCAGCAGATTCATGACCTCCATGACTGGCGTTTCCCCGGTCACAGAAATCGCCCCCTTCGTCATGATGTCCCCAGCCGTGACCGAGGACAGTTCCTTGCCTTCCGTGATGACCTTCAGCAAGTCGAACTCACTTACAATACCCAGCACCTTGCCGTCTTTGGCCAAAATGGGAACGCTTCCAAACCCACCTTCGGTGATCGCCGCAGCCAGCCGATCTCCCTTGGTCTCAACGTGGTAGTAGGACACCACGTCTTGCATGAAATGTTCGGCCTTGAGCGTGGTGAAATCTTTGACATTGACCATGTAATCAGCACGTCGCATACGCGGGTTCTCCTTCACGGTAGAGATGAATAGTGGCTTCTTCATGAATGCATGAAGAATTCGCTCCATCTTGCCTATTTGCGCCGATGGCACTCGGAGCAATCCAGATTGTATCTTCGCCTGATGCAGACAAGGGAGCGGTGTGATGCACCCCGTGAAGGTGAGCCTCACGGGCTAGTGTCGGTGAAACGGCCACATAGAAAGCGGCGCGAATCAGTTGAGATTCTGACGAGCGCCTCTGCCAAGAGGTGAGACTTCAAATCAAATCTAGCAGTAATGTGAGAGGCGTGCAACCAAGAAGGGCAAGGCCCCAAGTCTGAATCGTGAACAGCGCACGCGTTCCAGGATAGAAGTGGACTCTCACGAGGGGACTGGACATTGATCCGCGAAAAGAGAGCACCACTGGCAGGGCGAGACCTTCCGATTCAGGAGCCTGTCCCCTAACTGTGTCCCTTCAGCCCCAAATCATCGGCCGTCTTTGCTGACGATGTTCGTGGGAAGGCCGTCGAGGCTGAGCTGATTCTTCTCTTTCCAATACTGCTGCAACCCCTCCTCGCCTTTCTTCCCGGCCCACTCGTTCAGCAACTCGCGGTCGCCGGTATAAGAGAGATAGGGCACGGCCATCCCGCAGGAGGTTTGCACGAGATCGAGCGTCACGTCGAAGATCTGCCGCGCGCCGGGCAGCGGGGGGAACAGAGAAGAAAGCTCGCGCCATTCCGGGTCGCCCTGGTGAACGACGGTCGCCGTGCCGTAGAGCCGCAGAATCACCGGCGGCCCCTCGAAGGCGCAGAACATCAGCGTCATGCGCGGGTCCTGCTGCACATGGGCCGACGTTTCATTCCCGCTCCCGGTCACATTGAGCCACACCACGCGCCGGGGGCTGAGCACGCGCAGCGAATCCATCCCTTTGGGGGACACATTCACCCGGCTCTCTGCCGTCGCAGTCCCGACAAAGAAGATCTTCTGCTTGGCGATAAATTGGGTATGCGTATCAGAAAGTTCGTCGTATCGCTGAGCCATCGTGTTGTCCCCTCGGCGGATAGATCACTTCGATTAACGAGTAGGATTCACCCACCTGCGCGCCAAGCACCTTCACCGTCATCTTCGTCCCGCGAAAGCCGATCGACCGCCCCTCGCCGCGCTTGTCACTGGGAATCACGTTAAGCCTCACATACTCACCGAATGGACTACTAAGGCGAAGGCCATCCGATTCAGTTGCTATACATTTTCCTACTCCCAGGAGCCATCACGCAACGGCTCAAGGGATTTGAATCTCTTCTGGCTTGGAGTATACTTTGCCCATGTCTATTCACCTTCCCCTCAAAGACATGACTCTCCTGGAAAAGCTTGCAGTCATGGAATCCCTCTGGGAGGACCTCAGCAAGACTCCGGACGCCATTGAGTCGCCTGCCTGGCACAAAGATGTCCTTGAAGAACGTCGCCAGCGTACCGCTCAGGGACAATCCACGTTCTCCGACTGGGAAACAGCCAAAGCGGACATTCGCAAACGGCTGTCGTGAAAATCCAGATCCTGGATAAAGCCCAGGACGATCTCATTCACGGCTCTCTATTCTACGAAGCAAGAGAACCAGGCCTCGGCGGATAGTTCCTCGACTGCCTCTTTGCCGACATTGACTCCTTGCTGACCTACGCAGGGATTCATCCTCTCGTGTTTACCTACCACCGTTGTCTATCCAAACGCTTCCCCTTCGCCATCTACTACGACGTGAACGGAGAGATCGTGCGCGTACACGCCGTATTGGACTGCCGTCGAAACCCGTCATGGACGAGAACGCGCCTGGAAGCAGAACGTTAGCCGCGCAAAGCCGAGCGTAAACGAGCCGAGCCAGCGGGCCCTACGATTTCGAGCCCTGCACATCTTTGAGCACGACCGCCAGATTACGGAGCGCACGGGAGCCGTCGCCCGCAGACTATACCCGGCAGCCAGCAGACGATTGAGTCCTTCACATTCCATGAGGGTCAGATGGCGGTAGAGGGCCCTCTTGCGTGCCCGGTACCTTCACCGTCAACTTCGTCGCGCAAAAGTCGATGGGCCGACCCTCGCCGCGCTTGAACGCATAGGCCTGCCTATCCAGTGGAATCACGACAAACCCTCACGAGTTCTTTGAATGAGCAGAGTCAACGGTCATGCAGCGGCCCCCCCAGCCGCCTCCTCCATAAGCGCTTAGGATTGGGAGCCCTTTCCCCTTGATTCCTACTTGTAGCTCGGCAAATGACGCGGAACACGCTCCCGCAAGATCTTTACAAGCTCTGGATCCATGTACTCAAATTCATCAGGAATATCGAGACAGAGAATGCGCATGGACTTCGTAAACGCTC
This genomic stretch from Nitrospira sp. harbors:
- a CDS encoding ferritin-like domain-containing protein; translation: MNDQDTQRAVGILNKIMEHELAGVVRYMHYSLMVYGYNRIPIVSWLKGNADESLAHAHKAGELVTLLGGHPSLKIGTLLETEKHDVGDILRESLDHEKAAVAAYYELLKIAEGKSVLLEEYAREMIVGEELHLDEVNKMLRKSGDVQPFRP
- a CDS encoding CBS domain-containing protein; amino-acid sequence: MRRADYMVNVKDFTTLKAEHFMQDVVSYYHVETKGDRLAAAITEGGFGSVPILAKDGKVLGIVSEFDLLKVITEGKELSSVTAGDIMTKGAISVTGETPVMEVMNLLQSKHLIRVAVIDAEGKLAGIVSRRDILLGYVKGTKPIWTF
- a CDS encoding pyridoxamine 5'-phosphate oxidase family protein gives rise to the protein MAQRYDELSDTHTQFIAKQKIFFVGTATAESRVNVSPKGMDSLRVLSPRRVVWLNVTGSGNETSAHVQQDPRMTLMFCAFEGPPVILRLYGTATVVHQGDPEWRELSSLFPPLPGARQIFDVTLDLVQTSCGMAVPYLSYTGDRELLNEWAGKKGEEGLQQYWKEKNQLSLDGLPTNIVSKDGR
- a CDS encoding addiction module protein, encoding MSIHLPLKDMTLLEKLAVMESLWEDLSKTPDAIESPAWHKDVLEERRQRTAQGQSTFSDWETAKADIRKRLS